A genomic segment from Sparus aurata chromosome 20, fSpaAur1.1, whole genome shotgun sequence encodes:
- the becn1 gene encoding beclin-1 — protein MEGSKSSSTTMQVSFVCQRCCQPLKLDTSFNVLDRVTIHELIAPLVTVTPSKQADSSEVETAPEETFVENKQDGVSRKYIPPARMMSTESANSFTLIGEASDGGTMENLSRRLKVTSDLFDIMSGQTDVDHPLCEECTDTLLDHLDTQLNITENECQNYKQCLELLSHLQVEEEETLLAELQQLKEEEEALVQELEAVEDQRAAVAQDLTQSRVHSQQLDTEELQYQKEYSEFKRQQLELDDELKSVDNQMRYCQIQLDRLKKTNVFNATFHIWHSGQFGTINNFRLGRLPSVPVEWNEINAAWGQTVLLLHALANKMGLRFQRYRLVPYGNHSYLESLTDKSKELPLYCSGGLRFFWDNKFDHAMVAFLDCVQQFKEEVEKGDTGFCLPYRMDVEKGKIEDTGGSGGSYSIKTQFNSEEQWTKALKFMLTNLKWGLAWVTSQFYNR, from the exons ATGGAGGGCTCCAAGTCGTCGAGCACAACCATGCAGGTCAGCTTCGTGTGTCAGCGGTGCTGTCAGCCGCTCAAACTCGACACATCCTTCAATGTGCTCGACCGGGTCACAATCCACGAACTTATCG CTCCGTTAGTCACAGTGACCCCCAGTAAACAGGCTGACAGCTCTGAGGTGGAGACAGCACCAGAG GAGACATTTGTAGAAAACAAGCAAGATGGAGTGTCAAGAAAGTACATCCCCCCTGCACG GATGATGTCCACAGAGAGCGCCAACAGCTTCACGCTGATCGGAGAAGCATCCGACGGGGGCACAATGGAAAATCTAAGTCGTAGGCTTAAG GTGACCAGCGACCTTTTTGACATCATGTCAGGCCAGACAGATGTGGACCACCCACTGTGTGAAGAATGTACTGACACCCTGCTGGACCACCTGGACACCCAGCTGAACATCACAGAGAACGAGTGCCAGAATTACAA GCAGTGTCTGGAGCTGCTGTCACACCtgcaggtggaggaagaggagaccctgctggcagagctgcagcagctgaaagaggaggaggaggctctgGTCCAGGAGCTGGAGGCTGTGGAGGACCAGAGGGCTGCTGTGGCCCAGGACCTGACCCAGAGCAGGGTGCATTCTCAGCAGCTGGACACAGAGGAGCTACA GTACCAAAAAGAGTACAGCGAGTTTAAACGGCAACAGCTGGAGCTCGACGATGAGCTGAAGAGTGTCGACAACCAGATGCGTTACTGCCAGATTCAGCTGGATCGCCTGAAGAAGACCAACGTCTTCAACGCCACATTTCACATTTG GCACAGCGGCCAGTTCGGTACCATCAACAACTTCCGACTCGGCCGACTCCCGAGCGTCCCGGTGGAGTGGAATGAGATCAACGCAGCCTGGGGGCAgacggtgctgctgctgcacgctCTGGCCAACAAGATGGGGCTGCGCTTCcagag ATATCGTCTTGTCCCGTATGGGAACCACTCGTACTTGGAGTCCCTGACAGACAAGTCTAAG GAGCTTCCTCTCTACTGCTCAGGTGGCCTGAGGTTCTTCTGGGACAATAAATTCGACCACGCCATGGTGGCCTTCCTGGACTGTGTCCAGCAGTTCAAAGAGGAGGTGGAAAAAGGAGACACTGGCTTCTGCCTTCCATATAG GATGGACGTGGAGAAGGGCAAGATCGAGGACACGGGCGGCAGCGGCGGTTCCTACTCCATCAAAACCCAGTTCAACTCTGAGGAGCAGTGGACCAAGGCCCTCAAGTTCATGCTCACCAACCTGAAGTGGGGACTCGCCTGGGTCACCTCACAGTTCTACAACAGATAA